In a single window of the Salvelinus namaycush isolate Seneca chromosome 18, SaNama_1.0, whole genome shotgun sequence genome:
- the LOC120062734 gene encoding coxsackievirus and adenovirus receptor homolog: MVTLGKCLTCSRLQLAVMFVVTVYLNTDVTVAMQITSTGSQTIQRAQGETVVLGCTYTPAPSDTGDLDIEWMSVHPDMTQKDQLVLSYTGGQKLHYGDPSFSKRMDFTGDPALGDASVSFSAVKASDTATYQCKVKKAPGVDMRKVTLVVMVPPSVPKCWVEGGEEKGADVSLRCKSSVGSTPLNYVWTRESGGAIPPTATQNSQTGELMIRNHSESYMGNYLCVVSNPVGKEQCKYTLHAYNRPNKAGVIAAAVIGALLLLLLLLLLIWLLVCCCHKRRYEKEVAHEIREDAPAPESRPASRNSSFRSVLGFRSPPGAVYSSVRKGQPKRTESDNRSFYTNSSIGMPAPSKQKAPHLPPVLKYDSSNGYPV; this comes from the exons ATGGTCACTTTGGGAAAGTGCCTTACATGCTCAAGACTACAGTTAGCTGTGATGTTTGTGGTAACAGTTTATCTGAATACAG ATGTCACAGTGGCTATGCAGATAACATCCACAGGGTCTCAGACCATTCAAAGAGCCCAGGGGGAGACAGTCGTGCTGGGATGCACATACACCCCTGCCCCCTCTGACACAGGAGATCTGGACATTGAGTGGATGAGTGTCCATCCAGACATGACCCAGAAAGACCAGCTG GTCCTATCTTATACAGGAGGGCAGAAATTGCATTACGGGGACCCCAGCTTCTCTAAGAGGATGGACTTCACAGGAGACCCTGCGTTGGGAGACGCATCCGTCTCATTCTCTGCAGTGAAAGCCTCAGACACAGCCACCTACCAGTGCAAAGTCAAGAAGGCGCCGGGTGTTGACATGCGAAAAGTCACTCTGGTAGTGATGG TCCCTCCATCAGTGCCTAAGTGTTGGGTTGAAGGCGGTGAAGAGAAGGGAGCCGATGTCTCCCTCCGATGCAAGTCATCCGTGGGATCCACCCCCCTTAACTATGTCTGGaccagagagagtggaggggccATCCCGCCTACAGCAACACAAA ACTCCCAGACTGGAGAGCTGATGATAAGAAATCACTCAGAGAGCTACATGGGAAATTATCTGTGTGTGGTGTCGAATCCTGTGGGCAAAGAGCAGTGTAAATACACCCTGCACGCATACAACC GTCCCAACAAAGCAGGGGTCATAGCGGCTGCTGTGATTGGTGCACTGCTACTGTTGCTCctcctcctgcttctcatctGGCTTCTGGTCTGCTGCTGCCACAAGCGTCGCTATGAGAAGGAGGTTGCCCATGAAATCAG GGAGGATGCCCCAGCCCCAGAGAGCCGACCCGCCAGCAGGAACTCCAGCTTCCGCTCGGTCCTAGGCTTCCGCTCCCCCCCTGGGGCAGTCTATAGCTCAGTGAGAAAAGGTCAGCCCAAGAGGACAGAATCAGACAATAGGAGCTTCTACACCAACAGTAGCATAGGCATGCCTGCCCCCAGCAAGCAGAAAGCCCCTCATTTGCCACCTGTGCTGAAATATGACAGCAGTAATGGTTACCCTGTGTAA
- the LOC120062863 gene encoding dedicator of cytokinesis protein 5-like, which produces MALSVRSPIYNYDSRGEQELSLQVGDTVHILETFEGWYRGYTLRDKSRKGIFPASYIHLKEAKVEGTGQQEIVIPGDLPLVLELGATLREWAQIWYKLYVNNKTTLFRGVQQMAYSLIEYRSQIVSGTLPKDDLVELRKKVTAKIDYGNRILGLDLVVRDDAGNTLDPDCTSTVSLFRAFETASRSIDDRIQEEKTRLQNLEMRRQSLFSTVHTYSLFVNLKNFVCNIGEDAELLMSLYDPDQSEFISENFLVRWDSMGMPKEIEKLNNLPALFTDLSSSDLIRPRLFLVCQIIRVGSMELKEGKKHTGGLRRPFGVAVMDITDIAHGKADDEEKQHFIPFQQIAMETYIRQRQLIISPLLPSRVIGENEPLTAVFNKVINTREVNHKGQGLFVTLKLLPGDLSQVRKDYPHFVDRTTAIVRKMGFPEIILPGYVRNDIYVTLLQGEFDRGKKTSPKNVEVMLSVLDNDGNLMEKAIFPGAGYDGITEYKSVIYYQVKQPSWNETVKVTIPIEDVGRCHLRVMFRHRSSQDSRDKSEKPFGMAFVRLMKGDGTTLRDGRHDLIVYKVDAKKSEDAKTYLTLPGSWAEVEEKERQTGKNFNHSGVIPLTKDSFQIGTLTCSTKLTQNVDLLGLLNWRSNPEELDQNLQRLMEVEGGEIVKFLQDTLDALFSIMMETSEEETYDTLLFNALVFIITLIGDIKFQHFNPVLETYINKHFSATLAYMKLTKVLNYYVGHADEPVLTEKLYSALKALKYLFRFIVQSRVLYLRFYGTSEDAFFNSIRTLFLSFNTLMDRPLDEGVKIKGAILKYLPTIINDIKNVFDPVELSVLLTKFIESIPDSQLVRQKLGCMCKMVESDLFKQSECRDVLLPLVTDQLSGQLDDHSNKPDHEACVQLLSTVLDNLDRKNVGPTRGHVQLIMERLLRRVNRTVISMSRTSTLIGHYLACMTAILKQMDDMHYAHYISTFKTRQDIIDFLMETFIMFKDLMGNVFPSDWMTMNLLQIGVFLRAINQYSEVLNMYFMDQTHFELQLWNNYFHLTVAFLTHKSLQLESFSQEKRNKILNKYGDMRKSIGFKIRDMWYNLGPHKMKFIPAMVGPILKATLVPEPELRKATIPIFFDMMQCEHNFTPSRTFNMFENELITKLDQEVEGGRGDEQYKILLEKTLLEHCRRHRYLSQSGEELALLLSSLLEKLLAYRTITHDESPELRMSCTVNVLNFYKEKKREDIYIRYLYKLRDLHLVCENYTEAAYTLLLHAELLEWSDKPCAPHLIPGHGKHVWTQQELKERLFQEIICNLDKGKMWEKAIEMGKQLAKMHENQMFDFMELSQLLKQQAQFYENIMHAMRPQPEYFAVGYYGLGFPTFLRNKVFIYRGKEYEWLEDFSLKLLSQFPNAARMTSTAPPGDNICNSQGQHIQCFTVKPVLTVPAQFKDKGVPEQILNYYRTNEVDQFQYSRPFRKGAKDPDNEFATMWIERTTYITTYHFPGILKWFEVKSISVEEISPLQNAVETMEMANEKLSNLVQQQGCDSSTSVHPLSMMLNGIVDPAVMGGYSNYEKAFFTDTYMHEHPDDLESIEVLKHLIALQIPLLADGIRIHGEKSTEQLKPLHNRLLTCFSDLRERVEKHYGVITLPCSLIERKKSRVGSVVMPYILSSTLRRMSTVSTTSSGLSSGSTSSNGPSRPSSQDSLLSRDTANDRRASMLSRSEDDNRIGRKNRKEWSVSKSQVLVERQPDMDETLPEKPQRPKSLQFGDRRLTLSLFQGVSSQLSLDNPLSPLPASPQTPHSSTYSSLPGDNDATTDTPGTPPPMPPKKHPHEMFDISQNSLEFHPPLPQKIDSKPPPPPPKTRKSMFPGSYENNPQ; this is translated from the exons AACACTTTGGACCCGGACTGCACCAGCACAGTCAGTCTGTTCCGGGCCTTTGAGACTGCATCCCGCAGTATAGATGACAGAATACAGGAGGAGAAG ACCCGGCTGCAGAACCTGGAGATGAGGCGCCAGTCCCTGTTCAGCACGGTGCACACCTACAGTCTCTTCGTGAACCTCAAGAACTTTGTGTGTAACATCGGGGAGGATGCAGAGCTGCTTATGTCACTCTATGACCCTGACCAGTCTGAGTTCATCAG TGAGAACTTCCTGGTGCGCTGGGACAGCATGGGCATGCCCAAAGAGATTGAGAAACTCAACAACCTGCCTGCCCTTTTCACG GATCTGAGCAGCAGTGACCTGATTAGGCCACGTCTCTTCCTCGTCTGTCAGATTATCAGAGTGGGCAGCATGGAGCTCAAGGAGGGCAAGAAACACACTGGAGGGTTAAGGAGACCATTTGGTGTGGCTG TGATGGACATCACAGATATCGCCCATGGAAAAGCAGACGATGAGGAGAAGCAGCATTTCATCCCCTTTCAGCA GATAGCTATGGAGACCTACATCCGTCAGAGGCAGCTCATCATTTCTCCTCTACTCCCATCCCGGGTCATTGGAGAGAACGAGCCTCTCACCGCCGTCTTCAACAAAGTCATTAACACCCGGGAGGTCAACCACAAGGGCCAGG GACTGTTTGTGACCCTGAAGCTGCTTCCTGGTGACCTGTCCCAGGTCAGGAAGGACTACCCTCACTTTGTTGATCGCACCACCGCCATCGTCAGAAAGATGGGCTTCCCTGAGATCATCCTCCCAG GGTATGTGAGGAACGATATCTATGTCACCTTGCTGCAGGGGGAGTTTGACCGTGGTAAAAAAACGTCACCCAAAAATGTTGAGGTGATGTTGAGTGTTCTAGATAACGATGGCAATCTCATGGAG AAAGCAATATTTCCTGGAGCTGGATATGATGGGATCACAGAATACAAATCTGTAATTTACTACCAGGTCAAGCAGCCGAGCTGGAATGAAACAGTCAAG GTGACTATTCCTATTGAAGATGTGGGCCGCTGTCATCTCAGGGTGATGTTTCGACACAGATCATCTCAGGACT CTAGAGACAAATCAGAGAAGCCGTTTGGCATGGCGTTCGTCCGCCTGATGAAAGGAGACGGAACCACGCTGAGAGACGGCAGACATGACCTCATCGTCTACAAG GTTGACGCAAAGAAGTCTGAGGATGCAAAAACATACCTGACTCTGCCAGGCTCCTGGGCTGaagtggaggagaaggagaggcagaCAGGGAAAAACTTTAACCATTCAGGAGTCATCCCACTCACCAAGGACAGCTTCCAGATTGGCACTCTCACCTGCTCCACTAAACTCACCCAGAATG TGGATCTCCTGGGCCTGTTGAACTGGAGGTCCAACCCTGAAGAGCTGGACCAGAACCTGCAGCGCCTGATGGAGGTTGAGGGAGGGGAAATTGTCAAG TTTCTACAGGACACACTTGATGCCCTCTTCAGTATCATGATGGAGACTTCAGAGGAGGAGACTTATGACACGCTGCTGTTTAATGCTCTG GTGTTCATAATCACACTGATTGGAGACATCAAGTTTCAGCACTTTAACCCAGTACTGGAGACATACATCAACAAGCACTTCAGTGCCACTCTGGCTTACAT GAAGCTGACCAAGGTTCTGAATTACTATGTGGGCCATGCAGATGAGCCTGTCCTAACCGAGAAACTGTACTCAGCCCTCAAAGCCCTCAAGTACCTGTTCAGGTTCATTGTGCAGTCCCGGGTCCTCTACCTCAG ATTCTATGGGACCAGTGAGGATGCTTTCTTCAACTCCATCCGGACACTCTTCCTGTCCTTCAACACACTCATGGACAGACCGCTGGATGAGGGAGTGAAGATAAAG GGGGCGATACTGAAATACCTTCCCACCATCATTAATGACATCAAGAATGTCTTTGATCCTGTGGAGCTCAG TGTTCTTTTGACCAAGTTCATTGAGAGCATCCCTGACTCTCAACTGGTGCGCCAGAAACTTGGTTGCATGTGTAAGATGGTGGAGAGTGACCTTTTCAAACAGTCAG AGTGTCGAGATGTCCTCTTGCCGTTGGTGACAGACCAGCTGAGTGGGCAGCTGGATGACCACTCCAATAAACCAGACCACGAGGCCTGTGTTCAGCTGCTCAGTACTGTGCTAGACAACCTGGACCGCAAGAATGTG GGTCCAACCCGGGGCCATGTCCAGCTGATAATGGAGCGGCTGCTTCGCAGGGTCAATCGCACTGTCATCAGCATGAGCAGAACCTCCACTCTCATT GGTCATTACCTAGCCTGTATGACCGCCATCTTGAAGCAGATGGATGACATGCACTACGCCCACTACATCAGCACCTTCAAGACCAGACAAGACATCATT GACTTCCTGATGGAGACATTCATCATGTTTAAGGACCTGATGGGGAACGTTTTCCCCTCCGACTGGATGACCATGAACCTCCTGCAGATTGGTGTGTTTCTGCGGGCCATCAACCAGTACTCTGAGGTCCTCAACATGTACTTCATGGACCAGACCCACTTTGAGCTGCAG ctcTGGAACAACTACTTCCACTTGACTGTTGCATTCCTTACCCACAAGTCATTGCAACTGGAATCCTTCTCTCAAGAAAAACGGAATAAAATACTGAAcaa GTATGGAGACATGAGGAAGAGCATTGGCTTTAAGATCCGAGATATGTGGTATAATCTTG GCCCCCACAAGATGAAGTTCATCCCGGCCATGGTGGGGCCCATCCTAAAGGCtaccctggtgcctgagccagagCTGAGGAAAGCCACCATCCCCATCTTCTTTGACATGATGCAGTGTGAGCACAACTTCACTCCCAGCCGCACCTTTAACATG TTTGAGAATGAACTGATCACCAAGTTGGAtcaggaggtagagggaggtCGTGGGGATGAACAGTACAAAATCCTGCTGGAGAAAAC ACTACTGGAGCACTGCCGGAGGCACAGATACCTGTCTCAGTCAGGGGAGGAGCTGGCTCTGCTGCTCAGCAGTCTGCTGGAGAAGCTACTGGCCTACCGCACCATCACACATGACGAGAGCCCTGAGCTCCGCATGAGCTGCACCGTCAACGTCCTG AACTTCTACAAGGAGAAGAAGCGGGAAGACATTTACATTCG GTATCTGTACAAGCTAAGGGATTTACACCTTGTCTGTGAGAACTACACGGAGGCAGCATACACCCTGTTACTTCACGCCGAACTCCTCGAG TGGTCTGACAAGCCCTGTGCCCCACATCTGATCCCCGGTCATGGCAAACATGTCTGGACACAGCAGGAGCTCAAAGAGAGACTCTTCCAGGAGATCATCTGTAACCTGGACAAGGGCAAA ATGTGGGAGAAAGCCATTGAGATGGGTAAACAGCTGGCAAAGATGCACGAGAACCAGATGTTCGACTTCATGGAGCTTAGCCAGCTGCTG AAACAGCAAGCCCAGTTCTATGAGAATATAATGCATGCCATGCGGCCTCAGCCAGAATACTTTGCTGTGGGATACTATGGCCTTGGATTCCCCACTTTCCTCAGG AACAAAGTATTCATCTACCGTGGTAAGGAGTATGAGTGGCTGGAGGACTTCAGTCTGAAGCTGCTGTCGCAGTTCCCCAATGCAGCCAGGATGACCAGCACAGCGCCCCCTGGGGACAACATCTGTAACTCCCAAGGACAGC ATATCCAGTGTTTTACAGTCAAGCCAGTCCTTACTGTGCCCGCCCAGTTTAAAGACAAGGGGGTTCCTGAGCAGATCCTGAA cTACTACAGAACCAATGAAGTGGACCAGTTTCAGTATTCCAGACCCTTCAGGAAAGGTGCAAAGGACCCCGACAATGAATTTGCA ACCATGTGGATCGAGAGGACAACTTACATCACAACCTATCACTTCCCAGGGATTCTCAAATGGTTCGAAGTGAAGTCCATCTCTGTT GAGGAGATCAGccctctgcagaatgctgtggagaCCATGGAGATGGCCAATGAGAAGCTCAGTAACCTGGTGCAGCAGCAGGGCTGTGACAGCTCCACGTCCGTCCACCCACTCTCCATGATGCTCAATGGCATTGTTGACCCTGCCGTCATGGGTGGCTACTCCAACTACGAGAAG GCATTCTTCACTGACACCTACATGCATGAACACCCAGATGACCTTGAGAGCATTGAGGTCCTCAAACATCTTATTGCCCTCCAG aTCCCTCTCCTAGCTGATGGGATCCGAATCCACGGAGAGAAATCCACTGAGCAGCTGAAGCCCTTACACAACCGCCTGCTCACCTGTTTCTCAGACCTGCGGGAGAGAGTGGAGAAGCATTACGGCGTCATAACCCTG CCCTGCTCTCTCATTGAAAGGAAGAAGAGTCGTGTGGGCTCCGTAGTGATGCCCTACATCCTGTCCTCCACACTGCGCCGCATGTCCACTGTCTCCACCACCTCCTCAGGCCTCTCCAGCGGCTCCACCTCCTCTAATGGACCCTCCCGGCCCTCCTCCCAGGA TTCACTGTTGTCCCGTGACACTGCCAATGATCGCCGGGCCTCGATGTTGTCCCGCTCTGAGGATGACAACCGGATCGGTCGAAAGAACCGAAAAGAATGGAGTGTGAGCAAGTCACAGGTTTTGGTGGAGAGACAGCCAGACATGGATGAG ACCCTTCCAGAGAAGCCGCAGAGACCCAAAAGTCTGCAGTTTGGGGACCGTCGCCTGACCCTATCTCTGTTCCAGGGTGTTTCCTCTCAGCTCAGCCTTGACAACCCTCTCAGCCCCCTGCCAGCCTCTCCTCAGACTCCTCACAGCTCCA cttaTTCATCTCTCCCCGGTGATAATGATGCCACCACTGACACTCCCGGAACACCCCCACCCATGCCACCAAAGAAACATCCCCATGAGATGTTTGACATCTCCCAAAACTCCCTTGAG TTCCACCCTCCTCTGCCTCAGAAAATTGACAGCAagccccctccacctcctcctaaAACCAGGAAGTCTATGTTCCCCGGCTCCTACGAGAATAATCCTCAGTGA